In Vulpes lagopus strain Blue_001 chromosome 1, ASM1834538v1, whole genome shotgun sequence, a genomic segment contains:
- the LOC121487556 gene encoding vegetative cell wall protein gp1-like, with the protein MTECNAHLQGLLPAVHWPTTRPAAQGRRALSRTRAAQPPAFRTGSRASGWQRLRLVSRLRPPGPPAPPAPAPSPGPACSPRPRPPRPVPACARALSRSRSPPTPTPSPSHPRLRPPRPPSSPAPAPPRPRLRPRALPVPVPRPPSPPAPARSPGPGPRLRPRHPRPILACARPVPRPRLRPPRPVPACARALSPSPSPDPVPACARALSPSRCPVPVCARPPRPRPRPRPHPRPRPPAPSGLSRCRHFRTPSPKPGLRPFAELPAGGSNALSLRSCGVRNRWRK; encoded by the coding sequence ATGACAGAATGCAATGCCCATCTCCAGGGCCTGTTGCCAGCTGTTCACTGGCCGACGACGAGACCCGCGGCCCAAGGGCGCAGGGCTCTCAGCCGCACCCGCGCCGCACAGCCGCCTGCCTTCCGCACAGGAAGCCGGGCTTCGGGATGGCAGCGGCTGCGCCTCGTGTCCCGCCTGCGCCCTCCGGgtcccccggccccgcccgcgcccgccccgtcCCCCGGCCCCGCCTGctctccccggccccgcccgccccgtcCCGTCCCCGCCTGCGCCCGCGCGCTCTCCCGGTCCCGGTCCCCGCCTACGCCCACGCCATCCCCGTCCCATCCTCGCCTGCGCCCGCCCCGTCCCCCGTCCTCGcctgcgcccgccccgccccgtccccgccTGCGCCCGCGCGCTCTCCCCGTCCCGGTgccccgtcccccgtccccgCCTGCGCCCGCGCGCTCTCCCGGTCCCGGTCCCCGCCTACGCCCACGCCATCCCCGTCCCATCCTCGCCTGCGCCCGCCCCGTCCCCCGTCCTCGcctgcgcccgccccgccccgtccccgccTGCGCCCGCGCGCtctccccgtccccgtcccccgaCCCCGTCCCCGCCTGCGCCCGCGCGCTCTCCCCGTCCCGGTGCCCCGTTCCCGTCTGCGCCCGCCCGCCCCGTcctcggccccggccccggccccatcCGCGCCCGCGTCCTCCCGCCCCGTCCGGTCTCAGCCGCTGCCGACACTTCAGAACGCCCTCCCCCAAGCCCGGCCTGAGGCCATTTGCCGAGCTTCCGGCAGGTGGCAGTAACGCGCTGTCTCTTCGCTCCTGTGGGGTCAGGAATCGCTGGAGGAAGTGA